In Vibrio syngnathi, the following proteins share a genomic window:
- a CDS encoding GNAT family N-acetyltransferase has translation MKYSTRPAQSSDYEFLFELKKAAEFEPIKAVFGWDEQVQRDIHAEEWAEERPEIIEYHGKAIGSVLLQDKGDHFYFCRFFLLPEYHGKGIGSQVLKDFLTKADSLNKRVELCYLQGNRVGELYLRFGFVITSQNDQFVYMWRQ, from the coding sequence TTGAAGTATTCGACAAGACCCGCTCAGTCATCAGATTATGAATTTCTGTTCGAGCTAAAAAAGGCGGCTGAATTTGAGCCAATCAAGGCTGTTTTTGGCTGGGATGAACAAGTTCAACGAGATATACATGCCGAAGAGTGGGCTGAAGAACGGCCCGAGATCATTGAATATCACGGCAAAGCGATTGGTAGTGTTTTGTTGCAAGATAAAGGCGACCACTTCTATTTCTGCCGATTCTTTTTGCTGCCTGAGTATCATGGAAAGGGAATTGGTAGCCAAGTACTGAAAGACTTCTTAACTAAGGCTGACAGCCTCAATAAACGCGTCGAACTTTGTTACCTACAAGGTAATCGAGTTGGGGAGTTGTACTTGAGATTTGGGTTTGTAATCACCTCGCAGAACGATCAGTTTGTTTATATGTGGCGTCAGTAA
- a CDS encoding zinc ribbon domain-containing protein YjdM, which translates to MSLPPCPQCQSEYVYPDQNNLICPECAYEWNPEEERLEREAARVKDVNGVVLESGDKVTFIKDLKIKGSSSVLKIGTKAVIRRINEGKDHQLDCKLDGGGEMLVTAKYVKKQ; encoded by the coding sequence ATGTCTTTACCTCCTTGCCCGCAATGCCAATCTGAATATGTCTACCCAGACCAAAACAACCTAATCTGCCCTGAGTGTGCCTATGAATGGAATCCAGAAGAAGAGCGTTTAGAAAGAGAAGCCGCGCGTGTTAAGGACGTGAATGGCGTTGTATTGGAAAGTGGCGATAAAGTTACCTTCATTAAAGATCTAAAAATTAAAGGCAGTTCTTCTGTACTGAAAATCGGTACTAAAGCCGTAATCAGACGAATCAATGAAGGCAAAGATCACCAGTTAGATTGCAAGCTTGATGGTGGCGGTGAAATGCTTGTTACGGCGAAGTACGTTAAGAAGCAGTAG